One part of the Oceanidesulfovibrio indonesiensis genome encodes these proteins:
- a CDS encoding cytochrome c3 family protein, with amino-acid sequence MKRFFRPVALIVIGMLIALPLLAATYEAMVVTSTPAFCGSCHEIKPAVDAWRASSHVNNKRGLVADCMDCHLPPPENTFEFFTMKTYHGLKDVAFHILDGPEGYDRQAAREGMYASLDNETCMKCHENVMFMPHDRGAMRAHRAVINPRPGAPERKCIDCHYDLVHTDKRMVEYSQMRELPYRAKGLRTLPSVGSGT; translated from the coding sequence ATGAAGCGGTTTTTCAGGCCTGTCGCGCTCATCGTCATCGGCATGCTCATCGCGCTGCCGCTCCTGGCTGCGACCTATGAGGCCATGGTCGTCACGTCCACGCCCGCCTTCTGCGGCTCGTGCCACGAAATCAAACCCGCCGTCGACGCGTGGCGCGCCTCGTCCCACGTCAACAACAAACGCGGCCTGGTGGCCGACTGCATGGACTGCCACCTGCCCCCGCCCGAAAACACATTCGAATTCTTCACGATGAAGACATACCACGGCCTCAAGGACGTGGCCTTCCACATTCTGGACGGCCCCGAAGGCTACGACAGACAGGCGGCGCGTGAGGGGATGTACGCGTCTCTGGATAACGAAACCTGCATGAAGTGCCACGAAAACGTCATGTTCATGCCGCACGACCGCGGCGCCATGCGCGCGCACCGGGCAGTCATCAACCCCCGGCCCGGAGCGCCGGAACGCAAGTGCATCGACTGCCATTACGACCTGGTCCATACGGACAAGCGTATGGTCGAGTACTCGCAGATGCGGGAGTTGCCATACCGCGCCAAGGGTCTGCGCACATTGCCGTCCGTGGGCAGCGGAACATGA
- a CDS encoding transposase: MPDTTSSNAIDFRRIIERSCREHGTGCPRCECSRVYSLKDGRNRCRDCGYTFHALSRRWINRGHMPLESWAVLLRCFEDGLNVNQAARVLGVKYDTAHRAYGTIRSAILADMCGFDDLFDKRGELMGFCPNLDREELQTLCDGCRSYVFQLASTGGRILLSLMPGAKARDVLAWPLPKKQWRCFIHTDTYQGRDALVFACCKKGRDLFSRHFTEELLHLDRVNDLKSFVDGWLAQFRAIKPEAYPLYLAEALLRYNMRGRPMTSYLVSCLCRVVPERGA, translated from the coding sequence ATGCCGGATACAACGAGCAGCAACGCAATCGACTTCCGCCGGATCATCGAACGCTCGTGCAGGGAGCACGGCACGGGGTGCCCTCGCTGCGAGTGCTCCAGAGTTTATTCCCTCAAGGATGGCCGAAACCGATGCCGCGATTGCGGGTATACGTTCCACGCCCTCTCGCGCCGATGGATCAACCGCGGTCACATGCCGCTGGAATCGTGGGCTGTTCTCCTGCGCTGCTTCGAAGATGGCCTTAACGTAAACCAGGCCGCCCGGGTTCTGGGGGTGAAATATGACACCGCGCACAGGGCGTACGGCACCATCCGTTCCGCCATCCTTGCCGACATGTGCGGGTTCGATGATCTTTTCGACAAACGCGGGGAGCTCATGGGCTTCTGCCCGAACCTGGACCGCGAGGAGCTGCAGACGCTGTGCGACGGCTGCCGCTCCTATGTATTCCAGCTCGCGTCCACTGGCGGACGGATTCTGCTATCCTTGATGCCTGGCGCAAAAGCGCGCGACGTGCTTGCCTGGCCCCTGCCCAAGAAGCAGTGGCGTTGCTTCATCCATACAGATACTTACCAGGGCCGCGACGCGCTCGTGTTCGCCTGCTGCAAGAAAGGCCGCGACCTGTTCTCCAGGCATTTCACCGAAGAACTGCTGCACCTGGACCGGGTAAACGACCTGAAGTCCTTCGTGGACGGCTGGCTGGCCCAGTTCCGGGCAATCAAGCCCGAGGCCTACCCGCTGTATCTGGCTGAGGCGCTTCTGCGCTACAATATGCGCGGCCGACCCATGACTTCCTACCTCGTCAGTTGTCTCTGTCGCGTTGTGCCAGAACGCGGGGCATAA
- a CDS encoding 4Fe-4S binding protein: protein MNRLLPALPCLSLVLLAAHHLRYGEVGITVAFLVLAGLVWTRLGWVRHVAAAALLWGIFTWAQTALLLVRMRMAMADDWTRLAIIMGSVMAVNFVAMAVLTGARARKRYDASSERAPYQAAAFIVTAVVLLIARNKVGFPILLSDRFFGAWSWGGLQIFLHGVYAAWLAGLVIDPNAHRMARPRLWAFFSAVFFLQLALGLTVSERFLMTGSLHLPVPALIIGGPLYRLEMSFMVFLFLGTVILAGPAWCSHLCYVGAWDDLASRFGSKKTSRPQSAGRWLWIGRIVSLSLTILLAVGLRLAGVSWPVALALAALFGLGGVAVMIFLSRRRGSMIHCTAYCPMGLVANCIGKLAPWRMRMDDSCTQCGKCARSCRYGALEPTDIARGKPGLSCTLCGDCVPSCRQGSMGYRLDIPGLRVNPAAARGAYLALVIGLHAAFLAVARV, encoded by the coding sequence ATGAACCGCCTGCTGCCAGCCCTCCCCTGTCTTTCGCTGGTGTTGCTGGCGGCGCATCATCTTCGCTACGGCGAGGTCGGCATCACCGTCGCCTTTCTCGTGCTCGCCGGCCTGGTGTGGACCAGGCTGGGCTGGGTCCGCCACGTAGCCGCGGCCGCGTTGCTCTGGGGGATTTTCACCTGGGCGCAGACCGCCCTCCTGCTCGTGCGCATGCGCATGGCCATGGCCGACGACTGGACGCGGCTGGCGATCATCATGGGCTCGGTCATGGCCGTGAATTTCGTCGCAATGGCCGTGCTGACAGGAGCGCGGGCACGGAAACGATACGACGCGAGCAGCGAACGCGCCCCATACCAGGCCGCCGCGTTCATCGTGACTGCTGTCGTTCTGCTCATAGCCCGGAACAAGGTCGGCTTCCCCATCCTGCTTTCCGATCGGTTTTTCGGCGCCTGGAGCTGGGGCGGCCTGCAGATATTCCTCCATGGCGTCTACGCCGCCTGGCTCGCCGGCCTGGTCATCGATCCCAACGCCCACCGCATGGCCCGGCCGCGGCTCTGGGCCTTCTTTTCCGCAGTGTTCTTCCTCCAGCTCGCGCTCGGACTCACGGTCTCGGAGCGCTTCCTCATGACCGGCTCGCTGCACCTGCCCGTGCCGGCGCTCATCATCGGCGGACCGCTCTACCGGCTGGAGATGTCCTTCATGGTGTTTCTCTTCCTGGGCACGGTCATCCTGGCCGGACCAGCCTGGTGCAGTCACCTGTGCTACGTGGGCGCATGGGACGACCTGGCCTCCCGGTTCGGCTCAAAGAAGACCAGCCGCCCGCAGAGCGCCGGGCGCTGGCTGTGGATCGGGCGCATCGTCAGCCTCTCGCTCACCATCTTGCTCGCCGTGGGCCTGCGCCTCGCGGGTGTCAGCTGGCCCGTGGCTCTGGCACTCGCCGCGTTGTTCGGTCTGGGCGGCGTGGCCGTCATGATTTTTCTCTCCAGGCGCCGCGGCAGCATGATCCACTGTACGGCGTACTGCCCCATGGGACTGGTTGCGAACTGCATCGGTAAGCTTGCCCCCTGGCGCATGCGCATGGACGACAGCTGCACCCAGTGCGGCAAGTGCGCACGGTCCTGCCGTTATGGCGCGCTGGAACCCACGGATATCGCACGCGGCAAGCCGGGCCTGTCCTGCACTCTATGCGGGGACTGCGTGCCCTCATGCCGGCAGGGGAGCATGGGCTACAGGCTGGACATTCCCGGCCTGCGGGTAAATCCTGCTGCGGCGCGGGGCGCGTACCTCGCGCTGGTGATCGGCCTGCACGCGGCGTTCCTGGCGGTTGCGAGGGTCTGA
- a CDS encoding 4Fe-4S binding protein — protein MSTQPPSTHHIELCRGARTGQCPHALPVPDELADAIAGAAESSGWPAFLVSACAPRPPRHHEMFRISVAACANGCSRPHIADIGVIFSERPAPPASCSGCGACVEACPDDALELDVAGRPVLDAKACLACGKCVAACPEGSMRVTESGCRFLLGGKLGRRPRLAVELPGFVDPEALPERVAGWLTVYMAGYEPGSRFADVVERIGLHRLLGVVRDKGDPASMAPCARSDAA, from the coding sequence ATGAGCACGCAACCACCGAGCACACATCATATCGAGTTGTGTCGCGGCGCGCGCACCGGGCAATGCCCCCATGCGCTGCCCGTGCCGGACGAACTTGCAGACGCCATCGCCGGAGCGGCGGAGTCTTCCGGCTGGCCGGCGTTTCTTGTTTCCGCCTGCGCGCCACGCCCGCCGAGGCACCACGAGATGTTCCGGATCTCCGTTGCCGCCTGCGCCAACGGCTGCTCCCGGCCGCACATCGCCGATATCGGCGTGATCTTTTCCGAACGGCCGGCGCCGCCGGCTTCGTGCTCCGGATGCGGCGCCTGTGTTGAAGCCTGCCCGGACGACGCCCTCGAACTGGACGTGGCCGGTCGCCCGGTGCTCGATGCAAAGGCCTGCCTCGCCTGCGGCAAGTGCGTGGCGGCCTGCCCGGAAGGCTCCATGCGGGTTACCGAGTCCGGGTGCCGCTTCCTGCTGGGTGGCAAGCTGGGTCGCCGGCCCCGCCTTGCCGTGGAACTGCCCGGGTTTGTCGATCCTGAAGCGCTGCCGGAGCGTGTGGCCGGCTGGCTGACCGTGTACATGGCCGGCTACGAGCCCGGCAGCCGTTTCGCGGACGTGGTGGAACGCATCGGCCTGCACCGCCTGCTCGGCGTGGTGCGCGACAAGGGCGATCCGGCTTCCATGGCTCCCTGCGCACGGAGCGATGCGGCATGA
- a CDS encoding helix-turn-helix domain-containing protein: MKFHFPEELASPSELVRALGAVPRETWATRKYPHLYAAPLRADARTNTIVLPGCTWPFIVVNVGEPYTLRYTDPMKCQNECSMETNFVHLIPAGQAGVFEISNIRDKTAQRIVLAMDPEWLRRFVLDHTGNLDVGNMTFFLGRDERTLATAVVALYRALQEPQPMSSLFVDSAAQFIAASVLRDYCNLDEQPLSSVAPRRRLKSVLDYIHENFAADIQLGELADEAGLSPFHFSRVFKEATGISPRQYVIKLRMDEACRLLKETRLDVLEISSCVGYESVSHFSSLFKRHVGISPAAYRKA, encoded by the coding sequence ATGAAGTTTCATTTTCCCGAAGAACTGGCCAGCCCTTCCGAGCTTGTACGCGCACTGGGCGCCGTCCCCCGGGAGACCTGGGCGACGCGAAAGTATCCGCATTTGTACGCCGCACCGTTGCGTGCGGATGCGCGCACCAATACGATCGTGCTGCCCGGCTGCACCTGGCCGTTCATCGTGGTGAACGTGGGCGAGCCATACACGCTGCGCTACACCGATCCCATGAAATGTCAAAACGAATGCAGCATGGAGACCAACTTCGTGCATCTCATCCCGGCGGGGCAGGCCGGGGTGTTCGAAATCTCCAACATCAGGGACAAGACGGCCCAGCGCATCGTCCTGGCTATGGACCCGGAATGGCTGCGTCGTTTCGTGCTGGACCATACCGGCAACCTGGACGTGGGCAACATGACGTTCTTCCTGGGGCGCGATGAAAGAACCCTCGCCACGGCAGTCGTCGCCCTGTACCGGGCGCTGCAGGAACCACAGCCGATGAGCAGCCTGTTCGTGGATTCCGCTGCGCAGTTCATCGCCGCATCGGTGCTGCGCGATTACTGCAATCTCGATGAGCAACCTCTTTCATCCGTTGCGCCGCGGCGGCGCCTGAAGAGCGTCTTGGATTACATCCACGAGAACTTTGCGGCCGACATCCAGCTGGGCGAATTGGCGGACGAGGCCGGCCTCTCGCCATTCCACTTCAGTCGCGTGTTCAAGGAAGCCACCGGCATATCGCCGCGCCAGTACGTGATCAAACTCCGCATGGACGAAGCGTGCCGGCTGCTCAAGGAAACCAGGCTCGACGTCCTCGAGATTTCCTCCTGCGTGGGCTATGAAAGCGTGAGCCACTTCTCCAGCCTGTTCAAACGCCATGTGGGCATAAGCCCGGCGGCATACCGCAAGGCGTAG
- a CDS encoding ABC transporter permease, with protein MDSIRRILALMVKEFLALLKDPRSRTVVMFPPIIQTILFGYAATFDLREIPYAVYDQSRSVESRELLAGLEGSKNFTLIGHIHRHGEIAELVDAGKVKLVVMIREDFARQLRAGNPATMQAILDGRNSNTASIVANYLTGVVQNYNLALLERMDSSERQLAAGPSVLVVRHWFNENLLSRWFFIPGLVGLIALLVTLLVTSLSVAREREHGTFDQLLVTPMPPTEILIGKALPGLIIGVLEATLILCIALFWFEIPLRGSLATLYAGLVAFIFAAVGIGLMISSLAKTMQQALLGTFLFMMPATLLSGFATPIENMAPVVQHLTVINPLRYIFVLLRGVFIEGASFALLANQIWPLAIIGACNLAAAGWLFRHRIY; from the coding sequence ATGGACAGCATCCGCCGCATTCTCGCCCTCATGGTCAAGGAATTCCTGGCCCTGCTCAAGGATCCGCGTTCGCGCACCGTGGTCATGTTTCCGCCCATCATCCAGACCATCCTGTTCGGCTATGCCGCCACCTTCGATCTGCGCGAGATACCTTACGCCGTGTACGACCAGAGCCGCAGCGTGGAATCCCGGGAGTTGCTCGCCGGGCTGGAGGGCTCCAAGAACTTCACGCTTATCGGGCACATCCACCGGCACGGGGAGATCGCCGAACTCGTGGACGCCGGAAAAGTAAAACTGGTGGTGATGATCCGCGAGGACTTCGCGCGACAGCTCAGGGCGGGCAACCCGGCAACGATGCAGGCCATACTGGACGGCCGCAACTCAAACACGGCCTCCATCGTGGCCAACTATCTGACCGGCGTGGTGCAGAACTACAACCTGGCCCTGCTGGAACGCATGGACTCCTCAGAGCGGCAGCTCGCCGCGGGGCCGTCCGTGCTCGTTGTGCGCCACTGGTTCAACGAGAACCTGCTGAGCCGCTGGTTCTTCATTCCGGGGCTGGTGGGACTCATCGCCCTGCTGGTGACCCTGCTCGTGACGTCTTTGTCCGTGGCGCGGGAACGCGAACACGGCACGTTCGACCAACTCCTTGTCACGCCGATGCCGCCCACGGAAATACTCATAGGCAAGGCCTTGCCCGGGCTCATCATCGGCGTCCTGGAAGCAACGCTCATCCTCTGCATCGCGTTGTTCTGGTTCGAAATTCCGTTGCGCGGCAGCCTCGCCACACTGTACGCGGGCCTCGTCGCATTCATTTTCGCCGCCGTGGGCATCGGCCTGATGATCTCATCCCTGGCAAAGACGATGCAGCAGGCATTGCTCGGGACGTTTCTGTTCATGATGCCGGCGACTCTGCTCTCCGGCTTCGCCACGCCCATCGAGAACATGGCGCCGGTCGTGCAGCACCTCACCGTCATAAACCCGTTGCGCTATATCTTCGTGCTGCTGCGCGGGGTGTTCATCGAAGGCGCATCATTCGCCCTGCTTGCAAATCAGATCTGGCCGCTGGCGATCATCGGGGCGTGCAACCTCGCAGCTGCCGGCTGGCTCTTTCGTCATCGGATTTATTAA
- a CDS encoding ABC transporter permease, protein MARPRTISPRRLRALVRKETYQIVRDPSSIAIALVLPVVLLLLFGYGISLDPRQIPIAVVLEHPSPEAVDLAARFTISDYFAPVPMNDFNQAETLLRKREVDAILRIRSNFSRELAAGRMAPIQLIVDAVDANRARQIEGYVTGAWQRWTQSQAALQGAPPPIVEVAPRYWFNSEVRSQNFLVPGIVVLVMTLTGTLLTAMVMAREWERGTMEALLVTPVSVPEIVLGKLIPYFVLGMMGMVLCVVMSFFLFDVPFRGSLAMLALLSSVFMFAMLGLGLFISAMAKNQFVAGQTSLITAFLPAFFLSGFIFELSSAPTAIRVVSHIVPARYFVAVVQSIFLAGNVWSVLVPNGAAMAVLAFFFLMLAFKKTRKSLE, encoded by the coding sequence GTGGCGCGTCCGCGCACCATCTCCCCGCGCCGGCTCCGGGCCCTGGTGCGCAAGGAGACGTACCAGATCGTGCGCGATCCTTCCTCCATCGCCATCGCCCTGGTGCTCCCCGTGGTGCTGCTTTTGCTCTTCGGCTACGGCATCAGCCTCGATCCGCGGCAGATCCCCATCGCCGTGGTGCTGGAGCATCCAAGTCCCGAGGCCGTGGACCTGGCCGCGCGCTTCACCATCTCGGACTACTTCGCTCCCGTGCCCATGAACGACTTCAATCAGGCCGAAACGTTATTGCGCAAACGGGAAGTGGACGCCATTTTGCGCATCCGGTCGAACTTCTCGCGTGAGCTCGCGGCCGGCCGCATGGCTCCCATCCAGCTGATCGTGGACGCCGTGGATGCAAACCGCGCGCGGCAGATCGAAGGCTACGTCACAGGCGCGTGGCAGCGCTGGACACAGTCTCAGGCGGCGCTTCAGGGGGCGCCGCCGCCCATCGTGGAGGTTGCGCCGCGCTACTGGTTCAACAGCGAGGTGCGCAGCCAGAACTTTCTGGTGCCTGGGATCGTCGTCCTGGTGATGACGCTTACGGGCACTCTGCTCACGGCCATGGTCATGGCGCGGGAATGGGAGCGCGGCACCATGGAGGCGCTGCTCGTGACGCCGGTGTCCGTGCCGGAGATCGTGCTCGGCAAACTCATCCCCTACTTTGTGCTGGGCATGATGGGCATGGTGCTCTGTGTGGTCATGTCGTTCTTTCTTTTCGACGTGCCCTTCCGCGGCTCGCTGGCCATGCTCGCCCTGCTCTCATCCGTGTTCATGTTCGCCATGCTCGGGCTCGGGCTGTTCATCTCCGCCATGGCCAAGAATCAGTTCGTAGCGGGACAGACATCGCTCATCACAGCCTTTTTGCCCGCGTTCTTCCTGTCCGGCTTCATTTTCGAACTTTCCAGCGCCCCCACGGCCATCCGCGTGGTCTCGCACATCGTGCCGGCGCGATACTTCGTGGCCGTCGTGCAGTCCATCTTCCTGGCCGGCAACGTCTGGTCCGTGCTCGTGCCGAATGGCGCGGCCATGGCCGTGCTCGCCTTCTTCTTCCTGATGCTGGCGTTCAAAAAAACACGCAAGAGCCTGGAGTGA
- a CDS encoding ATP-binding cassette domain-containing protein, producing the protein MTQETAQTSKADGAHAFAVSGVSKHFMRGKRDILALDDVSFSVAPGSVNGLLGPDGAGKTTLMRMASGLLRPDSGSITVLGLDSVRDAREIQAAIGYMPQRFGLYEDLSVRENMDLYADLQSVPMSERKRQYPRLLDMTGLEPFTSRLAGRLSGGMKQKLGLACSLIKTPQLLLLDEPTVGVDPLSRRELWRIVDDLVREEDITVLVSTAYLDEAERCDQVFVLLDGVLLGTGAPQEFVDTASGRVFAVGSGDYLPRHVQSRLFGADGVVDATLRQGRVRVVVAQDAEPNSLFRDMSYEPATPHFEDGFMVLLEKRRVEGAGFSMTEDESTASTGSENRRAAGNGNGQIIAVENLERRFGDFYAVKDLDFTVSRGEIFGLLGPNGAGKSTTFRMLCGLLPATGGRLEVAGEDLRTAAARARRRVGYMAQKFSLYGQLSVRENLEFFSRAYGLYGKRQRRRVQWALESLDLAPEADSTSGELPFGFKQRLALACALMHEPDILFLDEPTSGVDPLARREFWQRISALADEGVTIIVTTHFMEEAEYCDRMLIMMAGELLALGTPDEIRGHAPKVEGETADIESAFIALVEKHRETREAA; encoded by the coding sequence GTGACGCAGGAGACCGCACAAACGAGCAAGGCCGACGGCGCGCATGCCTTCGCCGTGTCCGGAGTGAGCAAGCATTTCATGCGCGGCAAGCGGGACATCCTTGCGCTGGACGACGTCTCCTTCTCCGTTGCACCCGGTTCGGTGAACGGGCTTCTGGGGCCGGACGGCGCCGGCAAGACCACCCTCATGCGCATGGCCTCCGGCCTGCTTAGGCCGGACTCAGGCTCCATCACCGTGCTCGGTCTGGATTCGGTCAGGGATGCGCGGGAGATTCAGGCCGCCATCGGCTACATGCCCCAGCGATTCGGCCTGTATGAGGATCTTTCGGTCCGCGAGAACATGGACCTTTACGCCGACCTGCAATCCGTGCCCATGTCCGAACGCAAACGCCAGTACCCCCGCCTGCTGGACATGACCGGCCTCGAGCCGTTCACCTCTCGCCTGGCCGGCAGGCTCTCCGGCGGCATGAAGCAGAAGCTGGGCCTGGCCTGCTCGCTCATCAAGACGCCGCAGCTGTTGTTGCTGGACGAACCCACGGTGGGCGTGGACCCACTCTCCCGCCGCGAACTCTGGCGCATCGTGGACGACCTCGTGCGCGAGGAGGACATCACCGTGCTCGTATCCACCGCCTACCTGGACGAAGCCGAACGCTGCGACCAGGTCTTCGTGCTGCTGGACGGCGTACTGCTCGGCACCGGCGCGCCGCAGGAATTCGTGGACACGGCATCCGGCCGGGTCTTTGCCGTGGGCTCCGGCGACTACCTGCCCCGGCACGTGCAGAGCCGGCTTTTCGGCGCGGACGGCGTGGTGGACGCCACCCTGCGGCAGGGCCGCGTGCGCGTGGTGGTTGCGCAAGACGCCGAACCAAACTCCCTGTTCCGCGACATGTCGTACGAGCCGGCCACCCCGCACTTCGAGGACGGCTTCATGGTCCTGCTGGAGAAGCGACGGGTGGAGGGAGCCGGGTTCTCCATGACCGAAGACGAATCGACCGCTTCGACAGGGTCGGAAAACCGTCGCGCCGCCGGCAACGGCAATGGTCAGATCATCGCTGTGGAGAACCTGGAACGCAGGTTCGGAGACTTCTACGCGGTGAAGGACCTGGACTTCACGGTGTCGCGCGGCGAGATCTTCGGCCTGCTCGGCCCCAACGGCGCGGGCAAGTCCACCACCTTCCGCATGCTGTGCGGCCTGCTCCCGGCCACGGGCGGCCGGCTGGAAGTAGCGGGCGAGGACCTGCGCACTGCCGCGGCCAGGGCGCGCCGGCGGGTGGGCTACATGGCGCAGAAATTCTCGCTCTACGGACAGCTTTCGGTGCGCGAGAACCTCGAATTCTTCAGCCGGGCCTACGGCCTGTATGGAAAGCGCCAACGCCGGCGTGTGCAGTGGGCCCTGGAAAGCCTGGACCTCGCACCCGAGGCCGACTCCACCAGCGGAGAACTGCCGTTCGGTTTCAAGCAGCGGCTCGCCCTGGCCTGCGCGCTGATGCACGAGCCGGACATCCTCTTTCTCGACGAGCCCACGTCCGGCGTGGACCCTCTGGCGCGCCGGGAGTTCTGGCAGCGCATCTCCGCCCTGGCGGACGAGGGCGTCACCATCATCGTGACCACGCATTTCATGGAAGAGGCCGAATACTGCGACCGCATGCTGATCATGATGGCCGGCGAGCTGCTGGCCCTGGGCACGCCGGACGAGATTCGCGGACATGCGCCAAAGGTGGAAGGCGAGACCGCGGACATCGAAAGCGCGTTTATCGCTCTGGTTGAGAAGCACCGCGAAACACGGGAGGCGGCGTAG
- a CDS encoding efflux RND transporter periplasmic adaptor subunit has translation MRKLPILLIILALLGYGGYRLYLHLQGPESKDELTLYGNVDLREVSLAFKDAERIAAVLAEEGDMVEKGQILARLETERLEENIAATRANVEAQRFVVTRLENGTRPEEIESARADVQRFQAELDIAQQTLDRQARLLSRGAVAQQDVDDARARRDVAQARVHAAQKQLDLLLAGPRWEDIKEARARLEALQAQLMLLRTQFEESSLIAPRDGVVRNRLLEPGDMASPQRPVYSVAIMDPKWIRAYVSETNLGRIAPGMAGNATIDAHPDKTYPGWVGFISPMAEFTPRSVETPELRTDLVYEVRFFVRDPDNDLRLGMPATVHLSLARNATTQTSPFALGNATTDAGNAE, from the coding sequence GTGCGCAAGTTGCCAATTCTTCTCATCATCCTCGCCCTGCTCGGCTACGGCGGGTACCGTTTGTATCTCCACCTCCAGGGGCCCGAGAGCAAGGACGAGCTCACCCTTTACGGCAACGTGGATCTGCGCGAAGTGAGCCTCGCCTTCAAGGATGCCGAACGCATCGCCGCGGTGCTGGCCGAGGAAGGGGACATGGTGGAGAAAGGCCAAATCCTTGCCCGGCTGGAGACCGAGCGGCTTGAAGAAAACATCGCCGCCACCCGCGCCAATGTGGAAGCGCAACGCTTCGTGGTCACGCGGCTGGAGAACGGCACTCGACCGGAGGAGATCGAAAGCGCCCGGGCCGACGTGCAACGTTTCCAGGCGGAACTCGACATCGCCCAGCAGACGCTGGACCGCCAGGCGCGGCTGCTCTCCCGCGGCGCCGTGGCCCAGCAGGACGTGGACGACGCCCGCGCCAGGCGCGACGTGGCGCAGGCCAGAGTGCATGCAGCCCAGAAGCAGCTCGACCTCCTGCTCGCCGGACCGCGCTGGGAGGACATCAAGGAAGCCCGCGCCCGGCTGGAGGCTCTGCAGGCCCAGCTCATGCTGCTCCGCACACAGTTCGAGGAATCCTCCCTGATCGCCCCCCGCGACGGCGTGGTGCGCAACCGATTGCTGGAACCCGGGGACATGGCCTCGCCCCAGCGGCCGGTGTACAGCGTGGCCATTATGGATCCCAAATGGATTCGCGCCTATGTTTCGGAGACCAACCTGGGCCGCATCGCTCCGGGCATGGCAGGCAACGCCACCATCGACGCCCACCCGGACAAGACCTATCCCGGCTGGGTCGGCTTCATCTCGCCCATGGCCGAGTTCACGCCCCGCAGTGTGGAAACGCCCGAGCTGCGCACAGACCTCGTGTACGAAGTCCGCTTCTTCGTGCGCGACCCGGACAATGACCTGCGCCTCGGCATGCCCGCCACGGTCCATCTGAGCCTCGCACGCAACGCCACGACGCAGACATCGCCGTTTGCCCTTGGAAACGCCACTACCGACGCAGGAAACGCAGAGTGA
- a CDS encoding CerR family C-terminal domain-containing protein produces the protein MGPPEGEPRRHGEAASRGDTKARLLESAGRIYAAKGFQRATGKEICQDAGVNLAAINYHFGSREGLYVAVLVEAHRRLMDRDTLAASLAPDSPPCERLAGFLDVLIRRLFSESAEGWPVQVVVREMSDPTPALDALVEKEIRPKSKILRAAVGDLMNLPADHEAVLRVTISIITQVISLFQNRPALTLIFPELDWSGNSVERVRDHILTFSLAGAGAAAQRAKMDGT, from the coding sequence ATGGGCCCCCCAGAGGGAGAACCCCGAAGGCACGGCGAGGCCGCATCGCGCGGCGACACCAAGGCCCGTCTGCTGGAATCGGCCGGACGCATCTACGCGGCCAAGGGATTCCAGCGCGCCACGGGCAAGGAGATATGCCAGGACGCAGGCGTCAATCTCGCCGCCATCAACTACCATTTCGGCTCAAGGGAAGGGTTGTACGTCGCGGTCCTGGTTGAGGCGCATCGCCGGCTCATGGATCGGGACACTCTGGCCGCGTCTCTGGCGCCGGATTCGCCTCCCTGCGAGCGGCTCGCCGGTTTTCTCGACGTCCTGATCCGGCGGTTGTTTTCAGAATCTGCCGAGGGCTGGCCTGTGCAGGTGGTTGTGCGCGAAATGAGCGACCCCACGCCGGCGCTGGATGCGTTGGTGGAGAAGGAAATACGGCCCAAATCGAAAATCCTGCGCGCCGCCGTGGGCGACCTCATGAACCTGCCGGCGGATCACGAGGCCGTGTTGCGCGTCACCATCTCCATAATCACCCAGGTTATCTCGCTGTTCCAGAACCGGCCGGCGCTCACGCTGATTTTCCCGGAACTGGACTGGTCCGGGAATAGCGTGGAACGGGTGCGCGACCATATCCTGACCTTCAGCCTGGCCGGAGCCGGAGCTGCAGCGCAGAGAGCGAAAATGGATGGAACTTGA
- a CDS encoding nuclear transport factor 2 family protein, which produces MKRLKDIAENSSSWERFHEIGPDDRIELHELVSRIALAEDAAAMDAIEQYVAEDCAYVREGQELGPYRAWVGRSSPVMVRIRRQHSNPAFDVAGWCKAEGTSYLTLVRTDGEHSPRIAASMLVRDAYEKRGGRWVLTSREHCDIALEEWYVLPE; this is translated from the coding sequence ATGAAACGTCTCAAAGACATTGCAGAGAATTCGTCGTCGTGGGAGCGGTTCCACGAGATCGGCCCGGACGATCGGATCGAGCTCCACGAGCTCGTGAGCCGTATCGCACTGGCCGAGGACGCCGCGGCTATGGACGCCATCGAACAGTATGTGGCCGAGGATTGCGCGTATGTGCGCGAGGGGCAAGAGCTCGGGCCGTACCGCGCCTGGGTCGGGCGTTCATCGCCGGTGATGGTCCGCATCCGCCGGCAGCACTCCAATCCCGCATTCGACGTGGCCGGCTGGTGCAAGGCCGAGGGCACGAGCTACCTCACCCTGGTGCGCACGGACGGCGAGCACAGTCCGCGCATCGCCGCGAGCATGCTGGTGCGCGACGCCTATGAGAAGCGCGGCGGCCGCTGGGTGCTCACCTCGCGGGAACATTGCGACATCGCCCTGGAAGAGTGGTACGTCCTGCCCGAGTAG